The following are from one region of the Myxococcus stipitatus genome:
- a CDS encoding serine/threonine-protein kinase yields MKQGGVESLYGEELKAGALVGRWVVERVHYRGPVSTLYRARDAQGAGIAALKVLQVLPESGDIALRRFQREAATLQRLRHPSIVDVLDYGTLADGRSFIAMEWLEGRDLAAELAARGPLAASEALQLLEQVGAALRAAHAAGVVHRDLKAQNVMRLERDDAALVVKLVDFGIAKGLTPDAPGASSLTHTGVALGTPMSMAPEQIRGEVPDARTDLYALGVLLFQLVTGQPPFPGATRHEVEEQHLHAPAPRPSERAPVPAALDEVVLRCLAKRREERYPDVDALLEDLRRAVGGGQARGAGAHAVALYAEARASRAPDASMLASMDALLEHTGAVAREAGLEVRMEGSGCLMALAPLPDDAHSERTVRERVLSAALELVERAARGVDGARVGLSITVHVDRMPPGGGKGSLLHLPGWVADRGDEGLVATVPALRDLEAGFLAEPLPGGGAIWSRVTGRR; encoded by the coding sequence ATGAAGCAGGGTGGTGTGGAGTCGCTTTATGGCGAGGAGTTGAAGGCCGGTGCCCTGGTGGGGCGGTGGGTGGTGGAGCGCGTCCACTACCGGGGCCCGGTGTCCACCCTGTACCGCGCGAGGGACGCCCAGGGCGCGGGCATCGCGGCGCTGAAGGTGCTCCAGGTGCTCCCCGAGTCGGGAGACATCGCGCTGCGGCGCTTCCAGCGCGAGGCCGCCACGCTCCAGCGCCTGCGCCACCCGAGCATCGTCGACGTGCTCGACTACGGCACGCTCGCGGATGGACGTTCCTTCATCGCCATGGAGTGGCTGGAGGGGAGGGACCTGGCGGCGGAGCTGGCCGCGCGTGGGCCGCTGGCCGCCAGTGAGGCCCTCCAACTGCTGGAGCAGGTGGGCGCGGCGCTCCGGGCCGCGCACGCCGCGGGCGTGGTGCACCGCGACCTCAAGGCGCAGAACGTGATGCGCCTGGAGCGCGACGACGCGGCGCTCGTCGTGAAGCTGGTGGACTTCGGCATCGCCAAGGGCCTCACCCCGGACGCGCCCGGCGCGTCGTCGCTCACGCACACCGGCGTGGCGCTCGGCACGCCCATGTCCATGGCGCCCGAGCAGATCCGCGGAGAGGTCCCCGACGCCCGCACGGACCTCTACGCGCTGGGGGTGCTCCTGTTCCAGCTAGTCACCGGCCAGCCTCCCTTTCCCGGCGCCACGCGGCACGAGGTGGAGGAGCAGCACCTGCACGCGCCGGCGCCGCGGCCCAGTGAGCGCGCGCCCGTGCCCGCGGCGCTCGACGAGGTGGTGCTGCGCTGTCTCGCCAAGCGGCGCGAGGAGCGCTACCCGGACGTGGACGCGCTCTTGGAGGATCTGCGGCGCGCCGTGGGCGGCGGGCAGGCGCGTGGCGCGGGCGCCCACGCGGTGGCGCTCTACGCGGAGGCCCGCGCGTCCCGCGCGCCCGACGCGTCGATGCTGGCGTCGATGGACGCGCTGCTGGAGCACACGGGCGCGGTGGCGCGCGAGGCGGGCCTGGAGGTCCGGATGGAGGGCAGCGGCTGTCTCATGGCGCTGGCCCCGCTGCCCGACGACGCCCATTCGGAGCGCACCGTGCGTGAGCGCGTGCTGTCGGCGGCGCTGGAGCTCGTCGAGCGCGCGGCGCGGGGAGTCGACGGCGCGCGCGTGGGGCTGTCCATCACCGTCCACGTGGACCGGATGCCGCCGGGCGGTGGGAAGGGCAGCCTGCTGCATCTGCCCGGCTGGGTGGCGGACCGCGGGGACGAGGGGCTCGTCGCCACGGTGCCCGCGCTGCGAGACCTGGAGGCGGGGTTCCTCGCGGAGCCCCTGCCCGGAGG